A segment of the Hallerella succinigenes genome:
CATTCTCAAGGCCATCCGAAGCAAAGGGGCGACCGTTTTAATCCAAGGAGAATCCGGAGTCGGCAAGGAACTGGTCGCCAAAGCGATCGCATCGGTTTCAAACCATCTGATTTCCGTGAATTGCAGCGCCATTACGGAAAGCCTTTTTGAAAGCGAGCTGTTCGGCCACGTTCGCGGAGCCTTTACAGGCGCCATTTCCGAACATCGGGGGCTTTTTGAAGCGGCAAACGGCGGCATTCTCTATTTAGACGAAGTCGGCGACATTCCGCTGCCCATGCAAGCCAAACTTTTGCGGGCATTGCAAGAGGGCGAAATCCGTCCCGTCGGTTCCAACGAAACCAAAAAAGTCAAAGTGCGGATTATCGCAGCGACCAATCGCGATTTGCAAAAAGAAACCCTTGCCGGACGTTTCCGAAGCGATTTGTTCTACCGCTTGAATGTCATTCCCATTTACGTCCCCGCCCTTCGAGAACGCAAAGAGGACATCCCGGAACTGGTCGCGCATTTTATCCGCGAATACTCCATTCGGCCAGGCCTCTCGCCCCGCATTTCCCCGCAAACCATGCAGGAACTCATCCGATACGATTGGCCGGGCAACATTCGGGAACTCGAAAACGCCATCCACCGCGGGCTCGTGCTGATGAACGGCGACGAACTCAAGAGCGAAAACATCTTTACCACGCCCATTTCCGCACAGGCGAACACCCCGATTCGACGCGATTGGAGAGGCATTTCCTATGCCGCGTTTCAAGAGCTGCAAAAGCAGGAATTGCGGGAATACATCGTGGCGAAAATCCGGGAAAACGACGGTTCCATCTCCAGAACCGCCGAAAGTTTTGGCATTTTACGCCCCGGGCTCTACGCCCTCGCCCGCCGATTGGGGCTAGATATTTCCAAGCGGAATAAATAGACGGGACTTCCAAGGCTCCCATCAGCTATTGCGGGGAATCCGGCGATTTCTCGTCAACGAACAACTAATAATTGATAACAACCAGCCGACCGCCCAAAAAACGGGGCGGCCTTGCCTACGGCTAGGCAGGCTCGGATATACAAACAAATGAACTTGTCGAAGCATGGTTGCTGTCCTTCGACAAGCTCAGGGACCGTTTGTCGAACTCGTCGAAGCACTGCCTCAGTCCGAGTCCCTGAGGCAACGTACGGAATACCCGAAGTCCTTGAAGTCGTCGTAGTAATTCAAGAGCACGGACTCGTTGCCGTAGTGGAAGTACCAGCGGTACGCATTGCCACTGCTGCGCTCCGTAGAACTCCAGATGTTGGCGCTCTCGCCGGCGTAGTAGTAATTGCCAGGGCCAAGGAGGCCCGCCGGCAACACGGAAAAGCCGGATTCGTCCGTGCCGTTCCCGGTCTTTCCTCCATGATCATCATAGTCCCAACCGCTGGTGGACTTGAGCTTTGTTCCTGCGACATCCTCTCCACCGACGGCCTCGAAAAGCACACTCCATTCCTCTTTACTTGGCAAGTGCCAACCTTCGGGGCAGACGCCGCGGACCGGTTCCGTCGCGTTGCACTCTACATCGTAACCGCAGCCCTTGCCGCCGTCGCTGAACACCCCGGCACTATCCATGGCAGCACTCCACAGGTAGAGCCGCCCGTACTTGGCGCAGGAATCCGGCTTGTCGTTGTAGCAGTAACTTTTAGCGGTTCCTTCATTGTAATCATAGTTCAAGTTCTCCGCCATCCAGGTCTGGGTTCCAACAGTCACGGTCTTGTAAACCTGGCCGTCGCGGGAATCCGTGAACATTCCATAGGAAATCGCAGGATTCAGATATTGCCAATTCGCCTTTTCTTCAATCCACTTCTGTTCCCAGCACTGGTAGGAAGTCCCGTTCACCGTAATTTTCTCGCCGTCCAGCGAATCCGAACACACCAAAACGATTTGGTTGTCTAGGCACATTTGCGTCGCGGGATCGTAAGATTCCGTTCCGCATAACTCGTAGATGGAATCGGCAGCGCAGAATTGCGTTGCTAGGTCGTAAGATTTGGAGTCGCACAAGTCGTAGGTAGCACCATCGATGCAGAACTTTTTCGCCGGATCGTAGGCTGCCGCTCCGCACATGGCCTTATACAGAGTCGTCGTCGAGGCGTTCTCCCCTTCGCCGCAGGTCACTTCCACAACGCCATCGCCCTGGTCGGCGATTTCGCAGCCCGAGCCATTTTCACCGGCTTCCCCCTTCTCCCCATTTTTCAATACGCCAATGGTATCGCCGCCGCATATAACATTAAATCCTGAATTGTCTTCTAACGCTACGGCGGTGCAACTTGCGCCATCCAAGCCCTTTTCGCCTTGCTCGCCTTTTTCACCCTGAATTCCCTGCTCGCCCTGTTCGCCTTTTTCGCCCTGTTCGCCGTTCAGCAATACGCCGATGGAGTCGCCACCGCAAAGTATCTTGTAACCGTTGTCGATGGCTTCCGCAATGCAGCCTTTTCCATCCGAACCCACTTCGCCGTCCGTTCCATCCTTGCCGGCTTCGCCCTGCTCGCCCTTGAGCGTCGTCCATTTTCCGTCGGCGCAGTAATAAACCTGCGCGGAATCCTCGGCAAATACGATTTCGCCCACGTTCTCCTCGCCACAGGCGGGCAGCGAATCCCCCGCTGCGACAACGTCAATGCCGGAAGTCTCCGTGACATTCGTTACATTTGTCGTATTTTCATCGCCGCAAGCAACGATCAAAGCCATGAATGCGACCGTCAAAACAACTGGAAGTGACTTTTTCATGCATTTTCCTCGAGTTCAAAATGTTTGGTTAGGCGTTTCCGGGAAAATATAGCCAAAGAATGCAAAGAATGCAAAGATTGCAATGCTAGGCGAGTTGTCAGTCGTCAGTGGCCGAGCTATGGCTCGTGCGCCTGTCGAAGCATGGTTGGTGCCCTTCGACAAGCTCAGGGAGCGCCGGTCATTGAGCTTGTCGAAATGACCACACCAAACCGCTCTCTTCGATGAGCACAGGGAGCGGTTATCAAAGCACGGTTGCTGAGCCTGTCGAAGCAAACCGGTTTTTGCGCGTTTTTACGTGAAAATTGTCCGTCAAGAAAAATTTTGGCCCGTGTGTACGTGAAAACGGCTACAGTTGTC
Coding sequences within it:
- a CDS encoding sigma-54 interaction domain-containing protein, with amino-acid sequence MGKTRIFFLSEENESISFLEDVLSNVDGYETFLCPDSLNAVEDFRRFLPAIAVVDLDKTYPESLFQTLQDISPATRFMGVGSDILHLNPFQQRLYSGVLSKEELRLRFMTVVNELKQQSEILAAIKESLKKIVGKSDAIKRLYDSILKAIRSKGATVLIQGESGVGKELVAKAIASVSNHLISVNCSAITESLFESELFGHVRGAFTGAISEHRGLFEAANGGILYLDEVGDIPLPMQAKLLRALQEGEIRPVGSNETKKVKVRIIAATNRDLQKETLAGRFRSDLFYRLNVIPIYVPALRERKEDIPELVAHFIREYSIRPGLSPRISPQTMQELIRYDWPGNIRELENAIHRGLVLMNGDELKSENIFTTPISAQANTPIRRDWRGISYAAFQELQKQELREYIVAKIRENDGSISRTAESFGILRPGLYALARRLGLDISKRNK
- a CDS encoding fibrobacter succinogenes major paralogous domain-containing protein, coding for MKKSLPVVLTVAFMALIVACGDENTTNVTNVTETSGIDVVAAGDSLPACGEENVGEIVFAEDSAQVYYCADGKWTTLKGEQGEAGKDGTDGEVGSDGKGCIAEAIDNGYKILCGGDSIGVLLNGEQGEKGEQGEQGIQGEKGEQGEKGLDGASCTAVALEDNSGFNVICGGDTIGVLKNGEKGEAGENGSGCEIADQGDGVVEVTCGEGENASTTTLYKAMCGAAAYDPAKKFCIDGATYDLCDSKSYDLATQFCAADSIYELCGTESYDPATQMCLDNQIVLVCSDSLDGEKITVNGTSYQCWEQKWIEEKANWQYLNPAISYGMFTDSRDGQVYKTVTVGTQTWMAENLNYDYNEGTAKSYCYNDKPDSCAKYGRLYLWSAAMDSAGVFSDGGKGCGYDVECNATEPVRGVCPEGWHLPSKEEWSVLFEAVGGEDVAGTKLKSTSGWDYDDHGGKTGNGTDESGFSVLPAGLLGPGNYYYAGESANIWSSTERSSGNAYRWYFHYGNESVLLNYYDDFKDFGYSVRCLRDSD